One genomic window of Silene latifolia isolate original U9 population unplaced genomic scaffold, ASM4854445v1 scaffold_95, whole genome shotgun sequence includes the following:
- the LOC141640625 gene encoding bHLH transcription factor RHL1-like has translation MPAESSREMNSLIPSQQVSMEEELLQNHQPHDHSHDDFLAQILSTIPNCTWPPQPPSSNPNSALLDSPPDDYAAAAAFHYSTDNPLGGEDVSLQALCNGFTGSIHGSGRPANLQQFHPPPPTASTGVGRGGAAPQRQRVRARRGQATDPHSIAERIRRERIAERMKGLQELVPNGNKTDKASMLDEIIDYVKFLQLQVKVLSMSRLGGAAAKNPLVANMSSEEDGGNQSNDNMTITEHQVAKLMEEDLGSAMQYLQRKGLCLMPISLATAISTATCQPRNLSRTHNGNNHIGNAVESTPDMSSITDIVNDASKQRVKE, from the exons ATGCCAGCAGAAAGCAGTAGAGAAATGAATTCATTAATACCTTCTCAACAAGTCTCCATGGAAGAAGAGCTTCTCCAAAATCACCAACCCCATGATCATTCCCATGACGACTTTCTTGCCCAGATTTTATCCACTATCCCTAACTGTACTTGGCCCCCTCAACCTCCTTCCTCTAACCCTAACTCCGCCTTATTAGATTCGCCTCCTGACGACTACGCTGCCGCCGCCGCCTTTCATTACTCCACTGACAATCCCCTC GGTGGAGAGGATGTATCTCTTCAAGCACTTTGCAACGGATTCACAGGATCTATTCACGGTAGTGGCCGCCCCGCCAACCTACAGCAATTCCATCCTCCGCCACCGACTGCATCTACAGGGGTTGGCCGTGGAGGTGCTGCCCCTCAACGCCAAAGAGTTAGGGCTCGCCGAGGCCAGGCTACTGACCCCCACAGTATTGCTGAACGA ATTCGGAGAGAGAGAATCGCCGAGAGGATGAAAGGATTACAGGAATTGGTTCCGAATGGTAACAAG ACTGATAAGGCATCAATGCTTGATGAGATAATTGACTATGTCAAATTTTTACAGCTCCAAGTCAAG GTTCTAAGTATGAGTAGATTGGGTGGTGCAGCAGCTAAAAATCCGCTGGTTGCTAACATGTCCTCTGAG GAGGATGGCGGGAATCAATCAAACGATAACATGACGATAACTGAACACCAAGTAGCCAAGTTGATGGAGGAAGATCTGGGTTCAGCAATGCAGTACTTGCAAAGGAAGGGCCTTTGCCTCATGCCTATCTCTCTTGCAACAGCTATCTCAACTGCCACCTGTCAGCCTCGTAATCTTAGTAGGACCCACAATGGTAACAACCACATCGGCAACGCTGTCGAGTCCACTCCCGACATGTCTAGTATCACAGACATTGTCAACGATGCTTCAAAGCAGCGAGTCAAGGAATAA